A genomic region of Thermoflexus sp. contains the following coding sequences:
- the menC gene encoding o-succinylbenzoate synthase: protein MVVERVELRVIRMRLKEPFETSFGREHDREAILVTVYADGLEGWGEVVASRDFGYSYETIETAWHVLRAFLIPAVLGQDIPDIETVARVGERLRGHPMARAGLEAAFWDLLARQAGLPLARYLGGTRDRVPVGVSIGLQPTDELLLEKIRGYLEEGYQRIKVKIKPGRDVEMIAAIRRVFPEILLMADANSAYRLEDADRLAALDEFHLMMIEQPLHWDDLYEHSLLQARLRTPICLDESIHTARHARAALEMGACRIINIKPGRVGGLLEAKRIHDLCHARGIPVWCGGMLETGIGRAANVALASLPGFTLPGDLSASDRYYHEDLIDPPFVLNPDGTLSVPPGPGLGVHIDRRKVDRATLRMEAFQI from the coding sequence ATGGTTGTCGAACGCGTGGAGCTCCGCGTGATCCGGATGCGGCTGAAGGAGCCCTTCGAGACCTCCTTCGGGCGGGAGCATGATCGCGAGGCCATCCTGGTGACCGTATATGCGGATGGCCTGGAGGGATGGGGCGAAGTGGTGGCCTCGCGGGATTTCGGATATTCCTATGAGACCATTGAGACCGCCTGGCACGTGCTGCGGGCTTTCCTGATCCCGGCGGTGCTGGGGCAGGACATCCCGGACATCGAAACGGTGGCCCGGGTCGGAGAGCGGCTCCGGGGGCATCCGATGGCCCGCGCCGGCCTGGAGGCCGCGTTCTGGGATCTCCTGGCCCGCCAGGCCGGCCTCCCCCTCGCCCGCTATCTGGGGGGGACCCGCGATCGGGTTCCGGTGGGCGTGAGCATCGGGCTCCAGCCCACCGATGAGCTCCTCCTGGAGAAAATCCGGGGTTATCTGGAAGAAGGCTATCAGCGCATCAAGGTCAAGATCAAGCCAGGCCGGGATGTGGAGATGATCGCCGCGATCCGCAGGGTGTTCCCCGAGATCCTGCTGATGGCCGACGCGAACTCCGCCTATCGCCTGGAGGATGCGGATCGCCTGGCCGCCCTGGATGAGTTCCACCTGATGATGATCGAGCAGCCGCTCCACTGGGACGATCTCTATGAGCACTCGCTCCTCCAGGCGCGCCTGCGCACGCCCATCTGTCTGGACGAAAGCATCCACACCGCCCGGCACGCCCGGGCGGCCCTGGAGATGGGCGCCTGCCGGATCATCAACATCAAGCCCGGGCGGGTCGGCGGGCTGCTGGAGGCCAAACGGATTCACGACCTGTGCCACGCGCGGGGGATCCCGGTGTGGTGCGGCGGGATGCTGGAGACCGGCATCGGGCGGGCGGCGAACGTGGCCTTGGCCTCGCTGCCCGGCTTCACCCTCCCCGGGGATCTCTCCGCCAGCGATCGCTATTACCACGAAGATCTGATCGATCCTCCCTTCGTCCTGAACCCGGATGGCACGCTGAGCGTGCCTCCGGGGCCCGGCCTGGGCGTGCACATCGATCGACGGAAGGTGGATCGAGCCACCCTGCGAATGGAGGCTTTCCAGATATAG